In Apium graveolens cultivar Ventura chromosome 10, ASM990537v1, whole genome shotgun sequence, the following are encoded in one genomic region:
- the LOC141690286 gene encoding putative methyltransferase PMT7 isoform X2 produces MAGGYISSAFDSKTGQILLIALFVMIASFYAGTLFSHNSDFSVSQQQQQLISNSSSGKQSTFTNRVLLSYRKTPLEIPRTGMNVCPLQFNEYIPCHDPSYVKELLPKLDLTRREELERHCPPLERRLFCLVPPPVDYKLPIRWPTSRDYVWRSNVNHTRLSEVKGGQNWVHEKKELWWFPGGGTHFKHGATEYIERLGNMITNETGDLRSAGVYQVLDVGCGVASFSAYLLPFDIQTMSFAPKDGHENQIQFALERGIGAMISSLGTKQLPYPSHSFEMVHCSRCRVDFHENDGILIKEVNRLLRPNGYFVYSAPPAYRKDKDYPAIWDKLTNLTSAMCWKLIAKKVQTAIWIKQDDQSCLRDNAEKKLISICDSRDYSKPSWKTPMRNCVSLSSADSGSKKLPPIPQRRSEYSESLNSIGINREIFLSNTLYWQDQVRHYWRLMNTDETSVRNVMDMNAHYGGFTVGLSTWSVWVMNVVPVSMNNTLEAIFGRGLIGAFHDWCEPFSTYPRSYDLLHADHLFSHYNKQKEGCLLEDVMMEMDRVLRPQGFVIIRDEEPVISRIKDIAALLLWEIASHLLENEQKQMETVLICQKKFWAIS; encoded by the exons GTAAACAAAGTACATTTACGAACCGTGTTCTGCTTTCTTATCGGAAAACCCCACTTGAAATTCCCAGAACTGGAATGAATGTTTGCCCATTGCAATTTAACGAGTACATACCTTGCCATGATCCTTCTTATGTCAAAGAGTTGCTTCCAAAGTTAGATCTTACTAGGAGGGAAGAGCTGGAGAGGCATTGTCCTCCTCTTGAAAGGCGTTTGTTTTGCTTGGTTCCTCCTCCTGTTGATTATAAGTTACCAATTAGATGGCCTACGAGTAGAGACTATGTTTGGCGCAGCAATGTCAATCATACGCGTCTTTCGGAGGTAAAAGGAGGGCAAAATTGGGTGCATGAGAAAAAAGAATTGTGGTGGTTCCCAGGAGGTGGTACTCATTTTAAGCACGGTGCAACTGAATATATTGAGAG GTTAGGAAATATGATAACAAATGAGACTGGTGATCTTCGTTCTGCTGGAGTATATCAAGTATTGGATGTCGGATGTGGTGTTGCCAGCTTCTCAGCGTACCTTCTTCCTTTCGACATTCAAACCATGTCATTTGCTCCAAAAGATGGTCATGAGAATCAAATTCAATTTGCTCTTGAGCGAGGTATTGGTGCAATGATATCTTCCCTGGGTACGAAACAGCTACCATATCCCAGTCATTCATTTGAAATGGTTCATTGCTCAAGGTGCCGAGTTGATTTTCACGAAAATG ATGGTATTCTCATTAAAGAAGTGAATCGCCTTCTGCGTCCAAATGGATATTTTGTTTATTCTGCACCACCAGCTTATAGGAAGGATAAAGATTACCCAGCGATTTGGGATAAGCTGACAAATCTGACTTCTGCAATGTGCTGGAAACTAATTGCAAAAAAAGTTCAAACAGCAATTTGGATTAAGCAGGATGATCAGTCGTGTCTTCGTGACAATGCGGAGAAGAAGCTTATTAGCATATGTGACTCCAGGGATTACTCTAAACCATCATGGAAAACACCGATGCGGAATTGTGTTTCTCTAAGTAGTGCAGACTCTGGTTCTAAAAAACTTCCTCCTATCCCACAGCGTCGTTCGGAATACTCCGAAAGTCTTAATAGTATAG GTATTAATCGAGAAATATTTCTATCGAATACGCTTTACTGGCAAGATCAAGTTCGCCACTACTGGAGGTTGATGAATACTGATGAGACATCTGTCCGTAATGTTATGGACATGAATGCTCACTATGGTGGATTCACAGTTGGTTTGAGTACATGGTCTGTCTGGGTGATGAATGTAGTTCCAGTAAGCATGAACAATACACTGGAAGCTATATTTGGCCGAGGTTTGATCGGTGCTTTTCATGACTG GTGTGAACCATTCTCAACGTATCCACGTTCATATGATTTGTTGCATGCTGATCATCTCTTTTCTCACTATAACAAACAAAAAGAAGGCTGTTTGCTTGAGGATGTCATGATGGAAATGGATCGTGTCTTGAGACCTCAG GGTTTTGTTATTATTAGAGATGAAGAACCCGTCATATCAAGAATAAAAGATATCGCTGCACTGTTGTTATGGGAAATAGCATCACATTTACTGGAAAACGAACAAAAGCAAATGGAAACTGTGTTAATATGCCAAAAGAAGTTCTGGGCAATTTCATGA
- the LOC141690286 gene encoding putative methyltransferase PMT7 isoform X1, protein MAGGYISSAFDSKTGQILLIALFVMIASFYAGTLFSHNSDFSVSQQQQQLISNSSSAGKQSTFTNRVLLSYRKTPLEIPRTGMNVCPLQFNEYIPCHDPSYVKELLPKLDLTRREELERHCPPLERRLFCLVPPPVDYKLPIRWPTSRDYVWRSNVNHTRLSEVKGGQNWVHEKKELWWFPGGGTHFKHGATEYIERLGNMITNETGDLRSAGVYQVLDVGCGVASFSAYLLPFDIQTMSFAPKDGHENQIQFALERGIGAMISSLGTKQLPYPSHSFEMVHCSRCRVDFHENDGILIKEVNRLLRPNGYFVYSAPPAYRKDKDYPAIWDKLTNLTSAMCWKLIAKKVQTAIWIKQDDQSCLRDNAEKKLISICDSRDYSKPSWKTPMRNCVSLSSADSGSKKLPPIPQRRSEYSESLNSIGINREIFLSNTLYWQDQVRHYWRLMNTDETSVRNVMDMNAHYGGFTVGLSTWSVWVMNVVPVSMNNTLEAIFGRGLIGAFHDWCEPFSTYPRSYDLLHADHLFSHYNKQKEGCLLEDVMMEMDRVLRPQGFVIIRDEEPVISRIKDIAALLLWEIASHLLENEQKQMETVLICQKKFWAIS, encoded by the exons CAGGTAAACAAAGTACATTTACGAACCGTGTTCTGCTTTCTTATCGGAAAACCCCACTTGAAATTCCCAGAACTGGAATGAATGTTTGCCCATTGCAATTTAACGAGTACATACCTTGCCATGATCCTTCTTATGTCAAAGAGTTGCTTCCAAAGTTAGATCTTACTAGGAGGGAAGAGCTGGAGAGGCATTGTCCTCCTCTTGAAAGGCGTTTGTTTTGCTTGGTTCCTCCTCCTGTTGATTATAAGTTACCAATTAGATGGCCTACGAGTAGAGACTATGTTTGGCGCAGCAATGTCAATCATACGCGTCTTTCGGAGGTAAAAGGAGGGCAAAATTGGGTGCATGAGAAAAAAGAATTGTGGTGGTTCCCAGGAGGTGGTACTCATTTTAAGCACGGTGCAACTGAATATATTGAGAG GTTAGGAAATATGATAACAAATGAGACTGGTGATCTTCGTTCTGCTGGAGTATATCAAGTATTGGATGTCGGATGTGGTGTTGCCAGCTTCTCAGCGTACCTTCTTCCTTTCGACATTCAAACCATGTCATTTGCTCCAAAAGATGGTCATGAGAATCAAATTCAATTTGCTCTTGAGCGAGGTATTGGTGCAATGATATCTTCCCTGGGTACGAAACAGCTACCATATCCCAGTCATTCATTTGAAATGGTTCATTGCTCAAGGTGCCGAGTTGATTTTCACGAAAATG ATGGTATTCTCATTAAAGAAGTGAATCGCCTTCTGCGTCCAAATGGATATTTTGTTTATTCTGCACCACCAGCTTATAGGAAGGATAAAGATTACCCAGCGATTTGGGATAAGCTGACAAATCTGACTTCTGCAATGTGCTGGAAACTAATTGCAAAAAAAGTTCAAACAGCAATTTGGATTAAGCAGGATGATCAGTCGTGTCTTCGTGACAATGCGGAGAAGAAGCTTATTAGCATATGTGACTCCAGGGATTACTCTAAACCATCATGGAAAACACCGATGCGGAATTGTGTTTCTCTAAGTAGTGCAGACTCTGGTTCTAAAAAACTTCCTCCTATCCCACAGCGTCGTTCGGAATACTCCGAAAGTCTTAATAGTATAG GTATTAATCGAGAAATATTTCTATCGAATACGCTTTACTGGCAAGATCAAGTTCGCCACTACTGGAGGTTGATGAATACTGATGAGACATCTGTCCGTAATGTTATGGACATGAATGCTCACTATGGTGGATTCACAGTTGGTTTGAGTACATGGTCTGTCTGGGTGATGAATGTAGTTCCAGTAAGCATGAACAATACACTGGAAGCTATATTTGGCCGAGGTTTGATCGGTGCTTTTCATGACTG GTGTGAACCATTCTCAACGTATCCACGTTCATATGATTTGTTGCATGCTGATCATCTCTTTTCTCACTATAACAAACAAAAAGAAGGCTGTTTGCTTGAGGATGTCATGATGGAAATGGATCGTGTCTTGAGACCTCAG GGTTTTGTTATTATTAGAGATGAAGAACCCGTCATATCAAGAATAAAAGATATCGCTGCACTGTTGTTATGGGAAATAGCATCACATTTACTGGAAAACGAACAAAAGCAAATGGAAACTGTGTTAATATGCCAAAAGAAGTTCTGGGCAATTTCATGA